TGCTTTGAGCCAACACGGGATGTAGAGAACATTATCTTTCTCTCTTGGATGTCAGCAGAGCTCAAAAAGCTGCTCCCACCTCTCGGCGGGTGAGAGGTTCAGCTGAGACACCTCACTTTGTGTGGACTCTCTAAGGGTGGACAGGATTGTAATGCTGATAGTGATGCTAGTAATGCCAGTATTCTTAACTGTAACAGTTTGCCTTTATCCAGCATTTTCAGTACACAACATTTTGTCCTTTACTTCCACAGTAATTCCATGGAAACCCCACCACTTAGGCCCTTAGATTGTTTCCGAGCTTAAGATAAAAATTCCTTGCTGAAGAATTCCCCAGTCCCTCAAGGGAAAATGCAACTGCATCGCACAAGCTGTGACACTCAGGCTTTGCTCTCAGATTGCTCCGTGATGTTCCCGTGAGAGCTGAGGCACAATCTCTCCTGATAGTGGTTTTTGCGAGCTCCAGCGTTATAGAGACCCTTTAGCAAAcagtggaggaggaggtggatgtTGGATTGCTTTACTACACGTCATTTTCAACTGTTTATAATATTCTTCTGTGTCTACATATTTTCTCTGTGCACATTATTCATCAGAGTAAAAAAAGGAACTATGAAAACCTCGACCAACTTTCCTATGACAACAAGCGAGGACCCAAGGTATATATGCATGGAAATGCACGCCGCCCACCAACCTAACTAGCAAATGAAAAATAGCCACAgccaacagaaaaataaaaaagaaaaaaaaagagaaagagaaaaaaagaaaagaaaagaaagaaaaaaaatccatgactATGTTTCTTGGTAGCACGTTTTTATGTTGAGATAGTTTGGTTTGGACTTGAGAATGGAAACGTAGCCAGCTGACCCTGGAAGgatttctttttgaaacatGCATGTGAACCAGTAATTAACTTgcaagttcttttttttttttttttgaaaagttgAACCAACCCCCTTTCCTCCCCAAAGGAAACGGTTCCTTGGTGTAAGTTGCTCACTTTGATTCCCAAAGGTTAACCCTGTGcaatatgtttttttcatttcccatgTTTTTGAAAAACAACACTCGTTTGAGTTTTCAATTGCATTTCAAagcctttttctctttcctgtacAATGCACGCCTATTTTTGGGTCTTGATTGACTTCAGTTTGCATgcacagtgcaaaaaaaaaaattaaaaaaaaagaaaagtacaaccaaaaagccaaaaccttaaaagagaaaggaaggaaggaaagaaagaaaagaaagaaagaaaagaaaatgaaaaaaaaaaaaaaactttgacCAACCTTATTTAGCAGACTTTTGTGCAGTTTAATGAATTTTCTTGACCCTTTTCTAGATAGCATGGTTCTCACCACCAGCCCTGGGGCTCACTCACTAACCAACTTTGCTCACACTAATCACAGGCTGAGAAAGTGCTTCAGTTTGATCCTGGGACCAAAAATGTGACATCGCTGCTGCTGGAGGCGAAGGAGCTGGAGGCCAGGGTCATCATCCTCTCTGCCAGGTGAGGCCGTGctgcccctcctctccctgctctgactGCCTCTCTCCCAACACTGCCAGCGCTGGCGTCAGTGTGGATTTGGGGTCTGACAACCTTCCAAGGAGCCTGAGAGGAGCCCCAGACGCAGCCCCTTGTCCCGGGcaggggggatgctgagggtgctggaggtgctgctgcccagggagcgACAGTCCCGAGCgtggctggctgtgctgcagaagcAGCCGCAGTTACTGATGCTGTGTCCTGCTCCAGCGGGAAGGAGGGGAGCCCGATGGCCCCACGGCTACAGCACAGCGTGCAGATGTGCGGGAGCTCAGCAGCGCTGCGAGCTGCGGGATCAGGTGAAGCTGAGAGCAAGGTTCCCATTGCAGCCAGGATTTAGCCATTCCCAGGAGAACCGCTAGTCAGAGTCGCCTgggctgctgccttccctggcACCGGCACAGCCTTGGGGTTGCCACATTGCCGTTCCCTTCGTGTCGTTGCAGCGAGGATGACGCGGCCACGGTGTACAGATCGGCGGCCATGCTCAACATGACGGGCTCGGGCTACGTGTGGCTGGTGGGGGAGCGGGAGATCTCGGGCAATGCCCTGCGCTACGCCCCGGACGGTAGGCAGCTCCCGAGCTCCGTGCCGCTGCAGCCAGGCTCGGAGGGGCCCGAGGGAGCCGGGACGAGCGGCCCATGCCctccccgggacccccgggctGGGGGAAGGCTGCGGGTGCCGCGGTGCTCCCGAGCGGAGGCTCCCGCGCTCTGCTCTCCGCTCCCTTCGCCTGCGTGGGGACTCGGCCTTGAGTCCCAAATCCCTGAGTCCCAAATCCGCGTCACTGCGGCTCTGCAAGCTGCCTGTCACCCGGGGGAGGCTTGGGCAGGTCCGTGGGAACAGAGCTCAGGGTGTCAGCCACGCTGCCCCTGCCTGAAGCTCAGGCAACTTCCCATTGCATCCAAGGGATCCTCAGCCCGTAGCCTTGTGCTCGCTGTCCCAAGAGCTGGGCATGGGAGTAACGCTGGAGTAGCCAGTGACCCCAGGAATGCCGACCCGGCTGCCCTCTGCCCGCGGCAGGAGTGATCGGGTTGCAGCTCATCAATGGCAAGAACGAGTCAGCCCACATCAGTGACGCTGTGGCCGTGGTGGCCCAGGCCGTGCACGACTTGTTTGAGAAGGAGAACATCACAGACCCACCACGAGGCTGCGTGGGCAACACCAACATCTGGAAGACGGGACCCCTTTTTAAGAGGTATTGGGGAAAGGGtcctgctggaaggagcagaggaCCTGGTGAGGGAGAGCTGGAAAAGGTGGGAGCATGTGGGAAAGGTGCAGGAGGACATGGTGGCTTTGTTCAGGGTATCTGTCACTAAAGCTTTGGGGCATGTGGCACAGGGCTGCCTGGGCTCTCCTGCATGATTTGGATGTGAGGACTACATCTCTCCTAGAAAACTCTTCCAGACACAAGCTCAGGCTATGGCACCCAgttttttccaggctgtttAGGCATCATTCTGGTGCCTGGCACCAATTCAGTCCGTGTCAACCCATGCTACCGTGGATAATGCTTAGACAGCTGGAATGTGTGGGCAGGGAATGACTCTAGGAGGAAAAGATTGAGGACCGTGGTGTCCTCCAGTCTGGAGCTTAATTCCATGCATGGAAGTGGGAGAGAGGGGAGCTTCTGCCAAATCAAGCTAGGGGGATATTTCTGTCCCAATTTATCTCGGTGCTGTGGACTTGTTTCCTGCTGGATATTGCAAGGGCTGTGGCATGGGTCCAGCACTGCAAGCAGGGTTTGGTGGCAAGAGATGTCCATGCATGGGACAGGTTGCCCTTGGCTGTAGCAAACCCAGGTGCTGTGGATTTGGAGGCTGGGGTGTCACAGATGGGAGCATGTGCCTGTTGGGGTCCTGCTGCCAAGGCAGGGGGATCGGCAGGTCCTGCATGTGCTTCCAGACCCCAATCCCTGCAtcactgcaggtgctggggcCACAGGGGCTGGGCCTTGGTGCAGCAGTCACTCCCTGCAGATCTGGATTCTGTTGAGCATGAGACCTGAAAAGCCTGGAGATTGTTTTAGAAGCATTTCTGGCATCCCCCGTAGTGACGGTCTTTGGCATAAGCAAATCAAAGTTCTTCTTCACAAGTGTCTCAGGCAATCCTTGCTCATCTCCACCATCACCTTTCCAGGGTTTGGGGGCTGGTTCTCTCCTTGGTGGTGTTTGTGTGTGCCTGGGCCACTAGCCAGGCTGGGATAAGCAGGTGCCAGGTTGTAGCATAGGCACGCCTCCCAAGGAACCCCCAGAAGAAGGTGCCCTTGGGTGCTGTGGGACAGATCATTCCAGAAGGGAGTGGGACTGATCTGGTGGAAAACAAGGGGCAATGACAGAAGATATAGTAGAGAATGTTTGGGAAACTGATTCCATCCACTAGGAGGGGATGACCACATGTCTATTAACAGACCATAGGTAGCCTTGGCTGGACTTCTGCAGGGTAGTGACTTTATGGCAGGTAACTGAGAGGAAGCATTTGACTTTCTGGTGCCTTGTGAGGCATCTCAATAGCGCAGCAGGTGCTGTAGGTTGTCCCAGCTGTGTTTCTCTCCATAGGGTATTGATGTCCTCCAAGTACTCAGAGGGTGTCACCGGCCGGGTAGAGTTCAACGAGGACGGGGACAGGAAGTTTGCCAACTACAGCATCATGAACCTGCAGAATCGGAAACTGGTCCAGGTTGGGATTTACAATGGCAGCAATGTACGTGCAGGCCTGGACTGGGTTAGGAGGGGTTGGGCACTGGGGTGCCCACCTTGGCCTCATGTCCATCTGTTCTCTCCGGGATCCATCGCAGGTCCTGACCAATGACAGGAAGATCATCTGGCCGGGGGGGGAAACCGAGAAACCTCAAGGCTATCAGATGTCAACCAAGTTGAAGGTAAGAGCAAATGGCATTAGGGGCAGAGCTTCTCAGCTCTCTGCATGCCAGGCAGTGGCTTCATCTGCCTTCCAcctccactgctgctctgcagctggcagcaacatTTGCAAGGCCAAGGAGAGGATATGGGAAAGAAATAGAGAAGGTAGTGGAGGGTGTTCAGAGCACAACTTTCAGCTGGAGTCAATCTAGATAGGGTGCCAAGCATCCTTGGGTTTGGAAAGAGACAGGTGGGAAGTGGATATgagagaaaacagcacagaaagggTGAAGGGACAAGTGTTCTCATGGGAGCCAGAGGACACCTGTCACAGATTTGCAAGAAATACAAGGATGGGCTCCTTTGGCCAAGGCATGATTCAGCTCTGATAGACAGTGCAGAGATCAGGCAGAAACAGATTCAAAAGATCAAACCCTCTGGTAGAGGGTGGGTGGATTGGTGTCTGCAAGGCTGAAGTCAGGAAATCCCTGAGGAGCTGATGGTCAGAAGACTGAGGTAACACTGGCAGAATGTCCCTCCAGTCTGTCTTCACTTCTCATGCTCTTCTTTTAAGTGTCACTCTGCAGCCCCTTTAGTGACCGTATCCCCCTTTAGTGACTCCATCCCACTTTAGTGACTGAATCCCACTTTAGTGACTGGGTCCTGGCCAGGCTGATCTTACAGTATGGCCATTTATTTGTCTTACTGTTCATTTGTCCAGCAAGggaaatcccattcccattgaCAGTGAGCCCTTGTCCCCACAGAGGTGCTATGGGTACGTTGTGATTGCTGCTTGACTGAAAGGTCCAGGGCAGGACTGAAACACCTGCATTAACTTGGGGCAGTGTGACAGTGTCTAGAGCCCCTATCCAGGCACTAGTTCTGGCTGTGTGGTGTCTCCCATCAGTCTTCTGTTAGGGAAAGAGATTTTGAGGCTTAGGTGAAATTGCCACATGAAGGAGTACACTCCTCACCTTGGGTGCGGGGAAAGCAAATGCTCTTAGTGTTCTTGGAAATGCTGTGTTACCAGCTGGATTTCACGATCTtacaggtcttttccagcttagaggattctctgattctctgattcCCAAATTCTCTGATGCCAAAGccaggtcctgctgctgggcCGAGATGGCAGCTGGGGAGGGCACATGGCTCCTGTGGGGAgggcagcccagctcctgccacaggAATGCAGCTGTGGAGGGAAACACAGACCAGAGGGTGTTCGTGCTTCACCTCACAGATTGTGACCATCCACCAAGAGCCCTTTGTGTATGTGAAGCCTACTCAGGCAGATGGGACCTGCAGGGAGGAATTCACCATCAATGGAGATCCTGTCAAAAAGGTCTTCTGCACTGGACCCAATGAGACCATCCCAGGTAATTTGGTCTGGTGGGGACTCCCACTCCAAGAAGGGGTCCCAAGGAGGGTGCTCAGTCACACAGGAGGCCCAGAGGATGAGGCACAAAGAAGTGACAACACAGCTGGTCCCCAGACACCCCCGCCCCCATCAGCTCAGCCTCACAGCAGTGCTGTACAGGAGTTGGGCCCTGGGATCCAGGTGTTTGAGCCCAACAGATTCTTTCCCACTCTCTCTCTTCTGTATGGGCACCAGGGCTGCTTTGAGGGATTACATCCTGAGTTTCTGTCTGCTGACATGTTACAGTTCTCTCTGCCTCGATCTCTAGCAGAAGCAAGGACCCTGAGGCATGTTAGCACATGCTGCACTGACACAGCACCAGTTTCAAACTGTCACAGAAACCTGTGTCAAGATCAGGAGTGAGCACCTGGTGTGGGGTGGGAGCTGCTCAATGCCAGGCTTGTCCAGATCCACCTGAAGGGCATCCCTTTGGCTCATCACACCTTCCTGCGCACAACATCCCCCCAGAGTGGTGTCCTGGGCTGTGTTCAGCCTGCTGGGCTCATGTCAGGACTCCTCCAGCACATGCACTGAGCCCTCTCCTTGCCCTGCAGTGGGTGGGTAGCACTCCCCCTCAGCCCACCTCACTGAGACATGGCAAAGGAATGGGACTCCCTTGTCCCCATCCTGCCAACACCCACAGGTGATGGAGGCAGTGAGAGAGGGTGGTCAGGCAGGTGGCCCTGAAGGATAGCGTGGTTACATTCCACATGGAGCCAGAGCCATGGAGTCGCTGCTCTCACTGGGGACAGGCACGGATCCTGTGTGGGGTCCCTGGCCAAGGGCTGCCCCCTCATGCCCTCATGCCTCTCATTCTGTCTCTCCCCAGGCCGTCCCACCGTGGCACTGTGCTGCTACGGCTTCTGCATCGACCTGCTCATCCGCCTGGCAGGGGTGATGAACTTCACCTATGAGGTTCACCTGGTGGCTGATGGTAAATTTGGTACCCAAGAGCGGGTGAGTTTGGGCAGCCTGTGTTCTTTCTTTGCCTGTATTTTGTGTTGAAACGCCCCCTACACCCTTCTCCTGAGCAGGGTGGGGTGGAAGGGTAATACAGGATTCCTAAAAAGTGTAGTGTCCTGGCTGGTGGGGGAATGTGTGTCAGGGCAGGGGTCTGACCCAGCCTTGACTTCCTGGCAGGTGAACAACAGCAACAAGAAGGAGTGGAATGGGATGATGGGGGAGCTGCTGAGTGGCCAGGCAGACATGATTGTGGCTCCCCTCACAATCAACAACGAGCGGGCTCAGTACATCGAGTTCTCCAAGCCTTTCAAGtaccagggcctcaccatcctcgTGAAGAAGGTATGGTCTGAGTGGGATGTTTGTAGAACACAGGAAGTGCCCGTCCCCCAGACTGTACCGTGCCAGCGCAGCCCCTACAAATTCCAGGCTCCAGGCTGCTGGCTTCAGTGCAGGCTCTTGTTTGCACCAACCTGACCCTTCCTGAGTAATtgagcagcaggagcctggggcagggcagggccacTCTGGGTCCCTCCAGGTGGGCAGGGTGCAGGCGTGGGGGGTGCCAGCAGTGTTCCCCTCTCTCCTTTATGCAGGAAATCCCCCGCAGTACCCTGGATTCGTTCATGCAGCCCTTCCAGAGCACGCTCTGGCTGCTGGTGGGGCTGTCTGTACATGTGGTGGCAGTGATGCTGTACCTCTTAGACCGATTCAGGTGAGTGCACTTTGGGCCACTCAAGATCTGGAGGGCACAGGGAAATGCTCCTGGGAACTGTCCCCTGGGTCCCTTGCTTGGGCACAGACTTGCAGCCCTTTGGGGGATCTATGCCCACCTGCTCTGCCCCACCAGCCCTGGGCTGaggctcctggtccctctggcTGCCTAAGATAAGGAATATGGATGTGTGGGCCACCCGGCACATGGGGATGTGGAAACACACCTGTTATACCAGGTGCTGTGCAGATACCTGACCAAGGGGCCTGTCAGCTTCTGGGCCCTGAGACAATTTCCTCTCAGCCTTCCTTGGCCCTGTGGCAGCTCCTCTGAGGGCAAGAGAACCTGTCTCTgcctcagccctgtgcccagAAACTTTGATGGCTAATCTGCAGGGAGCCCTCTGCTGCAGTGGGAGAGGCTTGAGCTAGCCAGGGTCAGATGATCTTTTTGGTCTGGAGAGAGTGTGATGGGACCAGTACTAGTGTGAGCAAGATGGTTGCAGGTCAGCACTGGGGGTGTGCCAGGCAGTGGGACAGAACAGGGAAGAGCTGACTGGGACAAGGCACAGTCTGTAGGAATGAGTGACACGGGGCTGCACTAGGACACATAGGGCACAGTGGGGAGCCCTGGGAGTCAGGGTGAGGGGAATGAAAAGggttcttcttttgttttccagccCATTTGGCCGATTCAAAGTAAacagtgaggaggaggaagaagatgcTCTGACTCTCTCCTCAGCCATGTGGTTCTCCTGGGGAGTCCTGCTGAACTCTGGCATTGGAGAAGGTGAGTCACGGCTCACAGCAGGACTGCTCTGCCCTGTAGCCCAGGCTCTGAGCTGGGCAGGCTGGGGGGAAGCCACTGCCCCCTTCCACAGCCTCCCACTCGCACATGGTCCCTGTGGGACCTCATTCCCTGAGCCCTCCCTGGAGCAGGCTGATAAGAGATTTGGTGATGCTGAGTGTTGCACATTTGTGGCAGTTGTCAGAGCTGTCCTGCCACCACCAGCACCGGGGATGGGAAACAGGGCAGGGAAATTTGGGCTGGATCCCCTGCCCAGGGTTACCCACCCTCTCAGGGTGACGCACAGCATGCCGTAAGGAGatggagggggtttttttgttcaggCAGTGCAGAAGCTCCttgcacagctgctggcagagcagatAGATGGTGCACATCTGCAGGTGCCATTGGACTCATGTGGATTGACATGGCTTTGGCAACCAAGCCAAGCCCTCATGGTGCCACTCTgatctctcctctctccccacaGGTGCTCCCCGGAGTTTCTCTGCCCGTATCCTTGGCATGGTGTGGGCTGGCTTTGCTATGATCATTGTGGCTTCATACACTGCCAACCTGGCAGCCTTCCTGGTGTTAGACCGACCTGAGGAGAGGATCACAGGCATTAATGACCCCCGGGTAATGACCCCTCACTTGCTTTCGCCTTCCCTGGGGTGTATAACATGGCTTGTGGTTCCCAGAGCCCTGATTCACTATGGCTGTGATCTGTGCTGGGGGGTCAGACCCAGGGAGCTCTGCCTGGGCTGGTGCTGATGAGTCTGAgcccctgtcctggctgggaaTGGACAGACGTGGGCAGGGATCAGCAGGAAAACAACCTGTCCAGAAATAGCCTGTCTGCAGTCAAACTGCCTGCCAGTTCCTGGAGAGCCTCCTCTCATCAACGAGGAAGCGATTCATTATGGATGAGTTATAACGAATGAAACTGTCCCTGCGGTGCAGTCAATACTCTCCACATGCCTCAAATCCATTTCCTGCTCTGGCAaggacacagccacagctcaTCGGCCCAGGCACGCAGGAAtgtgccctgcagcagcactgacccGCAGCACCCCACACCCTGCTGtgtgccctgcccatggcactgccAGTCCCATGGCATCCACAGGCCTCCTGCACCCTCAGTCccactgtgtccctgtcccatggcatcccctgccccagcaccatgGTCCCAGAGCATTCACTGCCCTGTAGCATCCTCTGAGGAGATCAAGGGATTCTCTAGGGAACAGGTACCTGAAGAAGATGGGGAATGGGAGAGGAAACACGTTTTTGGGGTGAGAAAGTTTTACTGTTACAGTACAGAAAAAATAGGAGCCCCGTCCTTGCCTTTCAGTTGCGCAACCCCTCGGATAAGTTCATCTATGCCACGGtgaagcagagctctgtggaCATCTACTTCCGACGGCAGGTGGAGCTGAGCACCATGTACAGGCACATGGAGAAACACAACTACGAGAGCGCTGCCGAAGCC
The nucleotide sequence above comes from Cinclus cinclus chromosome 19, bCinCin1.1, whole genome shotgun sequence. Encoded proteins:
- the GRIN1 gene encoding glutamate receptor ionotropic, NMDA 1 isoform X4; translation: MSTMRLLLLALLFSSSFARAGCDPKIVNIGAVLSTKKHEQIFREAVNQANKRHGTWKLQLNATSVTHKPNAIQMALSVCEDLISSQVYAILVSHPPAPNDHLTPTPVSYTAGFYRIPVIGLTTRMSIYSDKSIHLSFLRTVPPYSHQANVWFEMMRVFNWNHVILIVSDDHEGRAAQKKLETLLEEKESKSKKRNYENLDQLSYDNKRGPKAEKVLQFDPGTKNVTSLLLEAKELEARVIILSASEDDAATVYRSAAMLNMTGSGYVWLVGEREISGNALRYAPDGVIGLQLINGKNESAHISDAVAVVAQAVHDLFEKENITDPPRGCVGNTNIWKTGPLFKRVLMSSKYSEGVTGRVEFNEDGDRKFANYSIMNLQNRKLVQVGIYNGSNVLTNDRKIIWPGGETEKPQGYQMSTKLKIVTIHQEPFVYVKPTQADGTCREEFTINGDPVKKVFCTGPNETIPGRPTVALCCYGFCIDLLIRLAGVMNFTYEVHLVADGKFGTQERVNNSNKKEWNGMMGELLSGQADMIVAPLTINNERAQYIEFSKPFKYQGLTILVKKEIPRSTLDSFMQPFQSTLWLLVGLSVHVVAVMLYLLDRFSPFGRFKVNSEEEEEDALTLSSAMWFSWGVLLNSGIGEGAPRSFSARILGMVWAGFAMIIVASYTANLAAFLVLDRPEERITGINDPRLRNPSDKFIYATVKQSSVDIYFRRQVELSTMYRHMEKHNYESAAEAIQAVRDNKLHAFIWDSAVLEFEASQKCDLVTTGELFFRSGFGIGMRKDSPWKQNVSLAILKSHENGFMEDLDKTWVRYQECDSRSNAPATLTFENMAGVFMLVAGGIVAGIFLIFIEIAYKRHKDARRKQMQLAFAAVNVWRKNLQQYHPTDITGQLNLSDPSVSTVV
- the GRIN1 gene encoding glutamate receptor ionotropic, NMDA 1 isoform X5, which gives rise to MSTMRLLLLALLFSSSFARAGCDPKIVNIGAVLSTKKHEQIFREAVNQANKRHGTWKLQLNATSVTHKPNAIQMALSVCEDLISSQVYAILVSHPPAPNDHLTPTPVSYTAGFYRIPVIGLTTRMSIYSDKSIHLSFLRTVPPYSHQANVWFEMMRVFNWNHVILIVSDDHEGRAAQKKLETLLEEKESKAEKVLQFDPGTKNVTSLLLEAKELEARVIILSASEDDAATVYRSAAMLNMTGSGYVWLVGEREISGNALRYAPDGVIGLQLINGKNESAHISDAVAVVAQAVHDLFEKENITDPPRGCVGNTNIWKTGPLFKRVLMSSKYSEGVTGRVEFNEDGDRKFANYSIMNLQNRKLVQVGIYNGSNVLTNDRKIIWPGGETEKPQGYQMSTKLKIVTIHQEPFVYVKPTQADGTCREEFTINGDPVKKVFCTGPNETIPGRPTVALCCYGFCIDLLIRLAGVMNFTYEVHLVADGKFGTQERVNNSNKKEWNGMMGELLSGQADMIVAPLTINNERAQYIEFSKPFKYQGLTILVKKEIPRSTLDSFMQPFQSTLWLLVGLSVHVVAVMLYLLDRFSPFGRFKVNSEEEEEDALTLSSAMWFSWGVLLNSGIGEGAPRSFSARILGMVWAGFAMIIVASYTANLAAFLVLDRPEERITGINDPRLRNPSDKFIYATVKQSSVDIYFRRQVELSTMYRHMEKHNYESAAEAIQAVRDNKLHAFIWDSAVLEFEASQKCDLVTTGELFFRSGFGIGMRKDSPWKQNVSLAILKSHENGFMEDLDKTWVRYQECDSRSNAPATLTFENMAGVFMLVAGGIVAGIFLIFIEIAYKRHKDARRKQMQLAFAAVNVWRKNLQQYHPTDITGQLNLSDPSVSTVV
- the GRIN1 gene encoding glutamate receptor ionotropic, NMDA 1 isoform X1, which produces MSTMRLLLLALLFSSSFARAGCDPKIVNIGAVLSTKKHEQIFREAVNQANKRHGTWKLQLNATSVTHKPNAIQMALSVCEDLISSQVYAILVSHPPAPNDHLTPTPVSYTAGFYRIPVIGLTTRMSIYSDKSIHLSFLRTVPPYSHQANVWFEMMRVFNWNHVILIVSDDHEGRAAQKKLETLLEEKESKAEKVLQFDPGTKNVTSLLLEAKELEARVIILSASEDDAATVYRSAAMLNMTGSGYVWLVGEREISGNALRYAPDGVIGLQLINGKNESAHISDAVAVVAQAVHDLFEKENITDPPRGCVGNTNIWKTGPLFKRVLMSSKYSEGVTGRVEFNEDGDRKFANYSIMNLQNRKLVQVGIYNGSNVLTNDRKIIWPGGETEKPQGYQMSTKLKIVTIHQEPFVYVKPTQADGTCREEFTINGDPVKKVFCTGPNETIPGRPTVALCCYGFCIDLLIRLAGVMNFTYEVHLVADGKFGTQERVNNSNKKEWNGMMGELLSGQADMIVAPLTINNERAQYIEFSKPFKYQGLTILVKKEIPRSTLDSFMQPFQSTLWLLVGLSVHVVAVMLYLLDRFSPFGRFKVNSEEEEEDALTLSSAMWFSWGVLLNSGIGEGAPRSFSARILGMVWAGFAMIIVASYTANLAAFLVLDRPEERITGINDPRLRNPSDKFIYATVKQSSVDIYFRRQVELSTMYRHMEKHNYESAAEAIQAVRDNKLHAFIWDSAVLEFEASQKCDLVTTGELFFRSGFGIGMRKDSPWKQNVSLAILKSHENGFMEDLDKTWVRYQECDSRSNAPATLTFENMAGVFMLVAGGIVAGIFLIFIEIAYKRHKDARRKQMQLAFAAVNVWRKNLQDRKSGRAEPDPKKKATFRSITSTLASSFKRRRSSKDTPCRMVPQECQRDRLAPWSQDSPGKLPPHSERPSAHHHPSCTASPRHIIPTAPGGDACVPHRQLLQLE
- the GRIN1 gene encoding glutamate receptor ionotropic, NMDA 1 isoform X3, coding for MSTMRLLLLALLFSSSFARAGCDPKIVNIGAVLSTKKHEQIFREAVNQANKRHGTWKLQLNATSVTHKPNAIQMALSVCEDLISSQVYAILVSHPPAPNDHLTPTPVSYTAGFYRIPVIGLTTRMSIYSDKSIHLSFLRTVPPYSHQANVWFEMMRVFNWNHVILIVSDDHEGRAAQKKLETLLEEKESKAEKVLQFDPGTKNVTSLLLEAKELEARVIILSASEDDAATVYRSAAMLNMTGSGYVWLVGEREISGNALRYAPDGVIGLQLINGKNESAHISDAVAVVAQAVHDLFEKENITDPPRGCVGNTNIWKTGPLFKRVLMSSKYSEGVTGRVEFNEDGDRKFANYSIMNLQNRKLVQVGIYNGSNVLTNDRKIIWPGGETEKPQGYQMSTKLKIVTIHQEPFVYVKPTQADGTCREEFTINGDPVKKVFCTGPNETIPGRPTVALCCYGFCIDLLIRLAGVMNFTYEVHLVADGKFGTQERVNNSNKKEWNGMMGELLSGQADMIVAPLTINNERAQYIEFSKPFKYQGLTILVKKEIPRSTLDSFMQPFQSTLWLLVGLSVHVVAVMLYLLDRFSPFGRFKVNSEEEEEDALTLSSAMWFSWGVLLNSGIGEGAPRSFSARILGMVWAGFAMIIVASYTANLAAFLVLDRPEERITGINDPRLRNPSDKFIYATVKQSSVDIYFRRQVELSTMYRHMEKHNYESAAEAIQAVRDNKLHAFIWDSAVLEFEASQKCDLVTTGELFFRSGFGIGMRKDSPWKQNVSLAILKSHENGFMEDLDKTWVRYQECDSRSNAPATLTFENMAGVFMLVAGGIVAGIFLIFIEIAYKRHKDARRKQMQLAFAAVNVWRKNLQDRKSGRAEPDPKKKATFRSITSTLASSFKRRRSSKDTQYHPTDITGQLNLSDPSVSTVV
- the GRIN1 gene encoding glutamate receptor ionotropic, NMDA 1 isoform X2, producing MSTMRLLLLALLFSSSFARAGCDPKIVNIGAVLSTKKHEQIFREAVNQANKRHGTWKLQLNATSVTHKPNAIQMALSVCEDLISSQVYAILVSHPPAPNDHLTPTPVSYTAGFYRIPVIGLTTRMSIYSDKSIHLSFLRTVPPYSHQANVWFEMMRVFNWNHVILIVSDDHEGRAAQKKLETLLEEKESKSKKRNYENLDQLSYDNKRGPKAEKVLQFDPGTKNVTSLLLEAKELEARVIILSASEDDAATVYRSAAMLNMTGSGYVWLVGEREISGNALRYAPDGVIGLQLINGKNESAHISDAVAVVAQAVHDLFEKENITDPPRGCVGNTNIWKTGPLFKRVLMSSKYSEGVTGRVEFNEDGDRKFANYSIMNLQNRKLVQVGIYNGSNVLTNDRKIIWPGGETEKPQGYQMSTKLKIVTIHQEPFVYVKPTQADGTCREEFTINGDPVKKVFCTGPNETIPGRPTVALCCYGFCIDLLIRLAGVMNFTYEVHLVADGKFGTQERVNNSNKKEWNGMMGELLSGQADMIVAPLTINNERAQYIEFSKPFKYQGLTILVKKEIPRSTLDSFMQPFQSTLWLLVGLSVHVVAVMLYLLDRFSPFGRFKVNSEEEEEDALTLSSAMWFSWGVLLNSGIGEGAPRSFSARILGMVWAGFAMIIVASYTANLAAFLVLDRPEERITGINDPRLRNPSDKFIYATVKQSSVDIYFRRQVELSTMYRHMEKHNYESAAEAIQAVRDNKLHAFIWDSAVLEFEASQKCDLVTTGELFFRSGFGIGMRKDSPWKQNVSLAILKSHENGFMEDLDKTWVRYQECDSRSNAPATLTFENMAGVFMLVAGGIVAGIFLIFIEIAYKRHKDARRKQMQLAFAAVNVWRKNLQDRKSGRAEPDPKKKATFRSITSTLASSFKRRRSSKDTQYHPTDITGQLNLSDPSVSTVV